In Humulus lupulus chromosome 6, drHumLupu1.1, whole genome shotgun sequence, a single genomic region encodes these proteins:
- the LOC133784393 gene encoding uncharacterized protein LOC133784393 has product MSCFKLPVKLCQQIESLMAKFWWGSLDKESKIHWKKWSTLCSSKLFGGLGVQSLIHFNQAMLAKQAWRILQCQNSLLTRLLRAKYFANSGFLEAKKGHAPSYTWKSLLWGRDLLKMRLIWKIEMQVCSKGLSMATNSISKTSISNISWNPPPAGCLKLNIDATIDSKRNKIEFGVVVRNDKGKVLVSLTVPSPGNFTSSIAEGQTLLHALKWCLIVSLPISCVEVDSKVIVDNIMFSDEDLSPLSDIVREIRNSLSSFLRITLSYVPRQANTLAHKLARKALELDDELVWNGFIPTSPHFM; this is encoded by the exons ATGTCTTGTTTCAAGTTACCAGTTAAATTGTGTCAACAAATAGAGTCTCTTATGGCTAAGTTTTGGTGGGGTTCTTTGGATAAAGAGTCCAAAATTCATTGGAAAAAATGGTCAACGTTGTGCTCTTCTAAACTTTTTGGAGGGTTAGGCGTTCAGTCTTTAATTCATTTCAACCAAGCAATGCTAGCTAAGCAAGCTTGGCGTATCTTGCAATGTCAAAACTCTCTTTTGACTAGGCTGCTTAGAGCTAAATATTTTGCTAATTCGGGTTTTCTGGAGGCTAAAAAGGGTCATGCTCCTTCTTATACTTGGAAAAGTTTACTTTGGGGAAGAGACCTACTTAAGATGAGATTGATTTGGAAAATAG AAATGCAAGTCTGCTCAAAGGGTTTGTCTATGGCTACAAATTCAATTTCTAAAACATCCATATCAAATATTAGTTGGAATCCTCCTCCTGCAGGCTGCTTGAAGCTTAATATAGATGCTACCATTGattcaaaaagaaataaaattgaaTTTGGGGTAGTAGTACGAAATGATAAAGGAAAAGTGCTTGTTAGTCTAACGGTGCCTTCTCCAGGGAACTTCACTTCATCAATTGCAGAAGGCCAAACTTTGTTACATGCTCTTAAGTGGTGTTTGATAGTCTCTTTGCCAATTTCATGTGTGGAAGTAGACTCTAAAGTTATAGTTGATAATATAATGTTTTCTGATGAGGATTTGTCTCCTCTTTCGGATATTGTTAGAGAGATTAGAAACTCATTGTCTTCCTTCCTTAGGATAACTCTTTCTTATGTACCAAGACAAGCTAATACATTGGCTCATAAATTAGCAAGAAAGGCACTAGAGTTAGATGATGAGTTAGTTTGGAATGGTTTCATTCCAACTAGTCCACATTTCATGTAA